The following proteins come from a genomic window of Sorex araneus isolate mSorAra2 chromosome 1, mSorAra2.pri, whole genome shotgun sequence:
- the RXFP3 gene encoding relaxin-3 receptor 1: MNTRAADGDELAEIWSLIPEFLDQAANASGNASLALRDVWWQLGLELPDGAAPGHPPGVGHAVSADTEARVRVLISVVYWVVCALGLAGNLLVLYLMKSKQGWRKSAINLFVTNLALTDFQFVLTLPFWAVENALDFRWPFGKAMCKIVSVVTSMNMYASVFFLTSMSVARYHSVASAVRSHRTRGSRLGDCCGRWRLGNGRRCSAKALCALIWASAALASLPTAVFSSTVKVMGEELCLVRFPDQWLGGDRQFWLGLYHLQKVVLGFVLPLLVISLCYVLLLRFLSDRRVVGTEGGAAAAASAAAGGGPAGASARRRSKVTKSVTIVVLSFFLCWLPNQALTTWSILIKFNAVPFSREYFVCQVYAFPVSVCLAHSNSCLNPVLYCLVRREFRKALKNLLWRLASPSLTSMRPFTATTKPEPEDPGLQALAPLHAAPEPDLLYYPPGVVVYSGGRYDLLPSSSAD; the protein is encoded by the coding sequence ATGAATACGAGGGCGGCGGATGGGGACGAACTCGCGGAAATCTGGAGTCTGATCCCGGAGTTTCTGGACCAGGCGGCCAACGCCAGCGGCAACGCGTCGCTGGCGCTCCGGGACGTCTGgtggcagctggggctggagttgCCGGATGGTGCGGCGCCGGGGCATCCCCCCGGGGTCGGGCACGCGGTGAGCGCGGACACCGAGGCCCGGGTGCGCGTCCTCATCAGCGTGGTGTACTGGGTGGTGTGCGCCCTGGGCCTGGCCGGCAACCTGCTGGTACTCTACCTGATGAAGAGCAAGCAGGGCTGGCGCAAATCCGCCATCAACCTCTTCGTCACCAACCTGGCGTTGACCGACTTCCAGTTCGTGCTCACCTTGCCCTTCTGGGCCGTGGAGAACGCCCTGGACTTCAGGTGGCCCTTCGGCAAGGCCATGTGTAAGATCGTCTCGGTCGTGACGTCCATGAACATGTACGCCAGCGTCTTCTTCCTCACCTCCATGAGCGTGGCGCGCTACCACTCGGTGGCTTCGGCCGTGAGGAGCCACCGGACCCGAGGGTCCCGCCTGGGCGACTGCTGCGGCCGGTGGCGCCTGGGGAACGGGCGCCGCTGCTCGGCCAAAGCGCTGTGCGCGCTCATCTGGGCCTCGGCCGCGCTCGCCTCGCTGCCCACCGCCGTCTTCTCCAGCACCGTCAAGGTGATGGGCGAGGAGCTGTGCCTGGTGCGCTTCCCCGACCAGTGGCTGGGCGGCGACCGGCAGTTCTGGCTGGGCCTCTACCACCTGCAGAAGGTGGTGCTGGGCTTCGTGCTGCCGCTGCTCGTCATCAGTCTGTGCTACGTGCTGCTCCTGCGCTTCCTTTCCGACCGCCGGGTGGTGGGGACCGAAGGcggggcggcagcggcggcgtcggcggcggcggggggcggcccggCCGGAGCCAGCGCCCGGCGGCGTTCCAAGGTCACCAAATCCGTGACCATCGTGGTCCTGTCCTTCTTCCTGTGCTGGCTGCCCAACCAGGCGCTCACCACCTGGAGCATCCTCATCAAGTTCAACGCGGTGCCCTTCAGCCGCGAGTACTTCGTGTGCCAGGTCTACGCCTTCCCGGTGAGCGTGTGCCTGGCGCACTCCAACAGCTGCCTCAACCCGGTCCTCTACTGCCTCGTGCGCCGCGAGTTCCGCAAAGCGCTCAAGAACTTGCTGTGGCGCCTGGCGTCGCCTTCGCTCACCAGCATGCGCCCCTTCACCGCCACCACCAAGCCCGAGCCCGAGGACCCGGGGCTGCAGGCCCTGGCGCCGCTGCACGCCGCCCCCGAGCCCGACCTGCTCTACTACCCGCCAGGGGTGGTGGTCTACAGCGGGGGGCGCTACGACCTGTTGCCCAGCAGCTCCGCGGACTGA
- the SLC45A2 gene encoding membrane-associated transporter protein isoform X2, whose product MGSDSTGQPGVHTYKSLAEDGAFGSLEPPKRSTGRLVMHSLAMFGREFCYAVEAAYVTPVLLSVGLPRGLYSVVWLLSPVLGFLLQPVAGSASDHCRARWGRRRPYILTLGVLMLLGMALYLNGDAVVSALIADPQKKLIGAISITMIGVVLFDFAADFIDGPIKAYLFDVCSHHDKERGLHYHALFTGFGGALGYLLGAIDWSHLELGRVFGTEFQVMFFFSALMLTLCLLIHLCSIPEAPLTDVAKDIPEEQATQDPPLSSDRVFEYGSIEKAKNGYADSELVMQGGKNKNLDDQTPRTMTMKSLLRALMSMPPHYRYLCISHLIGWTAFLSNMLFFTDFMGQIVYHGDPYSAHNSTEFFIYQRGVEVGCWGLCINSVSSSLYSYFQKALVSYVGLKGLYFMGYLLFGLGTGFIGLFPRVYPTLALCASFGVMSSTLYTVPYNLIAEYHREEKEEQRQAQGADPDTNCGRGQGLDCAALTCMVQLAQILVGGGLGFLVNMAGSVGVVVITASAVALIGCCFVVFFVRYVD is encoded by the exons ATGGGCAGCGACAGCACTGGGCAGCCTGGCGTTCACACCTATAAATCCCTGGCCGAGGATGGTGCCTTTGGCTCCCTGGAGCCTCCCAAGAGGTCCACGGGCAGACTGGTCATGCACAGCCTGGCCATGTTTGGCCGGGAGTTTTGCTATGCCGTGGAGGCGGCCTACGTGACCCCGGTGCTGCTCAGCGTGGGCCTGCCCCGGGGCCTGTACAGCGTGGTGTGGCTCCTCAGCCCCGTCCTGGGATTCCTGCTGCAGCCCGTGGCGGGATCAGCCAGCGACcactgcagagccaggtgggGCCGGCGGAGACCCTACATCCTCACGCTGGGCGTCCTGATGCTCTTGGGAATGGCTTTGTACCTCAACGGGGACGCGGTGGTATCAG ctTTGATTGCTGATCCCCAGAAGAAGCTGATTGGAGCCATAAGCATCACCATGATAGGTGTGGTTctctttgattttgctgctgaCTTCATTGATGGGCCAATCAAAGCCTACTTGTTTGATGTCTGTTCTCATCACGATAAGGAAAGAGGCCTCCACTACCATGCCCTCTTCACAG gCTTTGGAGGTGCCCTGGGCTACCTTTTGGGTGCCATTGACTGGTCCCATCTGGAGCTGGGAAGAGTGTTTGGCACAGAGTTCCAAGTCATGTTCTTCTTCTCTGCCTTGATGCTCACTCTGTGTTTACTTATTCATCTGTGCAGTATCCCTGAAGCCCCACTTACAGATGTGGCAAAAGACATTCCTGAAGAGCAAGCCACCCAGGATCCTCCACTGTCTTCAGACAGAGTGTTTGAGTATGGGTCCATTGAAAAGGCTAAAAATGGCTATGCAGATTCAGAGCTGGTGATGcaaggagggaaaaataaaaatctggatGACCAG ACTCCAAGGACAATGACCATGAAGTCCCTGCTGAGGGCACTGATGAGCATGCCTCCCCACTACCGCTACCTTTGCATCAGCCACCTCATTGGATGGACTGCCTTTCTGTCCAACATGCTCTTCTTCACAGATTTCATGGGCCAG ATCGTGTACCATGGGGATCCCTACAGTGCACACAATTCCACAGAGTTTTTCATCTACCAAAGAGGGGTcgaggtggggtgctggggtctgtGCATCAACTCCGTGTCATCATCGCTTTACTCAT acTTCCAGAAAGCTCTGGTCTCCTACGTGGGATTAAAGGGTCTTTACTTCATGGGGTATTTACTGTTTGGCCTGGGGACAGGATTCATCGGGCTGTTCCCCAGAGTCTACCCCACTCTGGCTCTCTGTGCCTCATTTGGAGTGATGTCCAGTACGCTGTACACCGTGCCCTATAACCTCATCGCCGAGTACCAccgggaggagaaggaggaacag CGGCAGGCCCAAGGAGCTGACCCGGACACTAACTGTGGCAGAGGGCAGGGTCTGGACTGCGCTGCCCTCACCTGCATGGTGCAGCTGGCCCAGATCCTGGTTGGGGGTGGCCTGGGCTTTCTGGTCAACATGGCCGGGAGCGTCGGCGTCGTGGTGATCACGGCATCTGCGGTGGCGCTGATTGGCTGCTGCTTCGTCGTGTTCTTTGTTAGATATGTGGATTGA
- the SLC45A2 gene encoding membrane-associated transporter protein isoform X1, whose product MGSDSTGQPGVHTYKSLAEDGAFGSLEPPKRSTGRLVMHSLAMFGREFCYAVEAAYVTPVLLSVGLPRGLYSVVWLLSPVLGFLLQPVAGSASDHCRARWGRRRPYILTLGVLMLLGMALYLNGDAVVSALIADPQKKLIGAISITMIGVVLFDFAADFIDGPIKAYLFDVCSHHDKERGLHYHALFTGFGGALGYLLGAIDWSHLELGRVFGTEFQVMFFFSALMLTLCLLIHLCSIPEAPLTDVAKDIPEEQATQDPPLSSDRVFEYGSIEKAKNGYADSELVMQGGKNKNLDDQTPRTMTMKSLLRALMSMPPHYRYLCISHLIGWTAFLSNMLFFTDFMGQIVYHGDPYSAHNSTEFFIYQRGVEVGCWGLCINSVSSSLYSYFQKALVSYVGLKGLYFMGYLLFGLGTGFIGLFPRVYPTLALCASFGVMSSTLYTVPYNLIAEYHREEKEEQKRQAQGADPDTNCGRGQGLDCAALTCMVQLAQILVGGGLGFLVNMAGSVGVVVITASAVALIGCCFVVFFVRYVD is encoded by the exons ATGGGCAGCGACAGCACTGGGCAGCCTGGCGTTCACACCTATAAATCCCTGGCCGAGGATGGTGCCTTTGGCTCCCTGGAGCCTCCCAAGAGGTCCACGGGCAGACTGGTCATGCACAGCCTGGCCATGTTTGGCCGGGAGTTTTGCTATGCCGTGGAGGCGGCCTACGTGACCCCGGTGCTGCTCAGCGTGGGCCTGCCCCGGGGCCTGTACAGCGTGGTGTGGCTCCTCAGCCCCGTCCTGGGATTCCTGCTGCAGCCCGTGGCGGGATCAGCCAGCGACcactgcagagccaggtgggGCCGGCGGAGACCCTACATCCTCACGCTGGGCGTCCTGATGCTCTTGGGAATGGCTTTGTACCTCAACGGGGACGCGGTGGTATCAG ctTTGATTGCTGATCCCCAGAAGAAGCTGATTGGAGCCATAAGCATCACCATGATAGGTGTGGTTctctttgattttgctgctgaCTTCATTGATGGGCCAATCAAAGCCTACTTGTTTGATGTCTGTTCTCATCACGATAAGGAAAGAGGCCTCCACTACCATGCCCTCTTCACAG gCTTTGGAGGTGCCCTGGGCTACCTTTTGGGTGCCATTGACTGGTCCCATCTGGAGCTGGGAAGAGTGTTTGGCACAGAGTTCCAAGTCATGTTCTTCTTCTCTGCCTTGATGCTCACTCTGTGTTTACTTATTCATCTGTGCAGTATCCCTGAAGCCCCACTTACAGATGTGGCAAAAGACATTCCTGAAGAGCAAGCCACCCAGGATCCTCCACTGTCTTCAGACAGAGTGTTTGAGTATGGGTCCATTGAAAAGGCTAAAAATGGCTATGCAGATTCAGAGCTGGTGATGcaaggagggaaaaataaaaatctggatGACCAG ACTCCAAGGACAATGACCATGAAGTCCCTGCTGAGGGCACTGATGAGCATGCCTCCCCACTACCGCTACCTTTGCATCAGCCACCTCATTGGATGGACTGCCTTTCTGTCCAACATGCTCTTCTTCACAGATTTCATGGGCCAG ATCGTGTACCATGGGGATCCCTACAGTGCACACAATTCCACAGAGTTTTTCATCTACCAAAGAGGGGTcgaggtggggtgctggggtctgtGCATCAACTCCGTGTCATCATCGCTTTACTCAT acTTCCAGAAAGCTCTGGTCTCCTACGTGGGATTAAAGGGTCTTTACTTCATGGGGTATTTACTGTTTGGCCTGGGGACAGGATTCATCGGGCTGTTCCCCAGAGTCTACCCCACTCTGGCTCTCTGTGCCTCATTTGGAGTGATGTCCAGTACGCTGTACACCGTGCCCTATAACCTCATCGCCGAGTACCAccgggaggagaaggaggaacag AAGCGGCAGGCCCAAGGAGCTGACCCGGACACTAACTGTGGCAGAGGGCAGGGTCTGGACTGCGCTGCCCTCACCTGCATGGTGCAGCTGGCCCAGATCCTGGTTGGGGGTGGCCTGGGCTTTCTGGTCAACATGGCCGGGAGCGTCGGCGTCGTGGTGATCACGGCATCTGCGGTGGCGCTGATTGGCTGCTGCTTCGTCGTGTTCTTTGTTAGATATGTGGATTGA